One Chanodichthys erythropterus isolate Z2021 chromosome 10, ASM2448905v1, whole genome shotgun sequence DNA segment encodes these proteins:
- the LOC137028354 gene encoding uncharacterized protein, with amino-acid sequence MKKIDVNGKPHLCLFALNDIKEGEEITYDYGGEDYPWRTQMSSIAVDTSTGDSDPSLRSETRVDDESAHISSPQLMSSIAVDTSTGDSDPSLRSETRVDDESAHISSPQLMSSIAVDTSTGDSDPSLRSETRVDDESAHISSPQLMSSIAVDTSTGDSDPSLRSETRVDDESAHISSPQLMSSIAVDTSTGDSDPSLRSETRVDDESAHISSPQLMSSIAVDTSTGDSDPSLRSETRVDDESAHISSPQLIVTQLQNEVFVPRLRRTKSIIMKDTDLQDSGELFDSTPESSDNYVPNTTSESDSDVSLTLNPTKRQLLDELNVDESGSVSSPDCDTTTTDKMNSLTSEASGTGEEPSSSQNTINAVVVCEYQKRDGSRVYNKRHYCLYCSKPYAKMARHLESSHVNKSDVARALSFPKGSKERKQQLDYIRNRGNYAHNAAVMESGEGELVPFKRPPKKVQGEDFMHCAYCQGLFTRKVLWRHMRSCRLKPQAVLPKPGKNRVQSMCTYTGPVPSNMSKQLWGVISAMNPDPITDIIKNDTVITDIGQHLLNKGGLSAKNKQHVREKMRELGRLIHNARRVTSLKRMEDCVNPKKYMETVKAVKYTCGYDSETDKFKIPSLANKLGNSLVKVSKLLKAQGLISNDKQLVNNASEFLEVHENKWNEMISATALRNISEAKWNLPTVMPFTEDVQKMHAYLSEVQDEWFKSLSESPSTKAWMELAKVCLAQMILFNRRREGEVASMPLSAFLSRDTSDPHEDVDWALSEVEKKLCRHFTRVVTRGKRGRPVPILLTPKMLCALELLVKQREACAVLKDNAYMFARPEAMTHFRGSDCLRGFAKACGAKCPKSLTSTRLRKHAATLSTVLNMTDTEMDQLANFLGHDIRIHREFYRLPEKTLQLAKISKVLMALEQGKLAEFHGKNLDEIGIDPDEKVIDCDEEDGCIQEEHCSSTVDEPSAEVALSPTERNDMPPPPKRRKPPSDQEMPSRANAMRPSSKGKTTQKIPWQQTEVQAVERHMKRFITSLTVPAKSDCDKCLKAEPEALKNRNWKTVKFYIYNRITAYKKKLQCK; translated from the exons ATGAAGAAAATTGATGTGAATGGAAAGCCACACCTTTGTCTGTTTGCCCTTAATGACATTAAAGAAGGAGAAGAAATTACCTATGATTATGGAGGAGAAGACTACCCATGGAGAACACAA ATGAGCAGCATTGCTGTTGATACCAGTACAGGTGATTCTGATCCATCTCTCCGGTCAGAGACTCGGGTGGACGATGAATCTGCTCATATCAGCTCTCCTCAACTG ATGAGCAGCATTGCTGTTGATACCAGTACAGGTGATTCTGATCCATCTCTCCGGTCAGAGACTCGGGTGGACGATGAATCTGCTCATATCAGCTCTCCTCAACTG ATGAGCAGCATTGCTGTTGATACCAGTACAGGTGATTCTGATCCATCTCTCCGGTCAGAGACTCGGGTGGACGATGAATCTGCTCATATCAGCTCTCCTCAACTG ATGAGCAGCATTGCTGTTGATACCAGTACAGGTGATTCTGATCCATCTCTCCGGTCAGAGACTCGGGTGGACGATGAATCTGCTCATATCAGCTCTCCTCAACTG ATGAGCAGCATTGCTGTTGATACCAGTACAGGTGATTCTGATCCATCTCTCCGGTCAGAGACTCGGGTGGACGATGAATCTGCTCATATCAGCTCTCCTCAACTG ATGAGCAGCATTGCTGTTGATACCAGTACAGGTGATTCTGATCCATCTCTCCGGTCAGAGACTCGGGTGGACGATGAATCTGCTCATATCAGCTCTCCTCAACTG ATTGTGACACAGCTTCAAAATGAAGTTTTTGTACCCAGACTGAGACGGACTAAAAGTATCATA aTGAAAGACACGGATCTTCAAGATTCTGGTGAGCTCTTTGATTCTACACCAGAGAGTTCAGATAATTACGTTCCAAATACCACTTCCGAAAGTGACAGTGATGTTAGCCTTACACTAAACCCAACAAAACGTCAGCTTCTTGATGAACTGAATGTTGATGAATCTGGCTCAGTGAGTTCCCCTGACTGTGACACAACAACCACAGACAAAATGAACAGCCTCACGTCTGAAGCATCTGGAACAGGAGAAGAACCCAGTTCAAGTCAGAACACAATAAATGCCGTAGTTGTTTGTGAATACCAAAAAAGAGATGGCAGTAGAGTGTACAACAAGAGACATTACTGCTTGTATTGCTCTAAACCTTATGCTAAGATGGCAAGGCATCTAGAAAGTTCACATGTAAATAAATCTGATGTGGCTAGAGCTCTAAGCTTTCCAAAGGGTTCAAAGGAGAGAAAACAACAGCTGGATTATATTCGCAACAGAGGAAACTATGCCCACAATGCTGCTGTTATGGAATCAGGAGAGGGGGAACTAGTGCCATTTAAACGGCCACCTAAAAAAGTGCAGGGAGAAGATTTCATGCATTGTGCATACTGTCAAGGACTTTTTACAAGAAAGGTCCTGTGGCGACACATGCGTTCTTGTAGACTTAAACCTCAGGCAGTCCTCCCCAAACCAGGAAAAAACCGTGTTCAGTCCATGTGTACGTACACTGGGCCTGTGCCTTCAAACATGTCCAAACAACTGTGGGGAGTAATCAGTGCTATGAATCCTGACCCAATCAcagatataataaaaaatgacacaGTAATTACTGATATTGGGCAGCACTTGTTAAACAAAGGTGGGCTATCAGCCAAGAATAAACAGCATGTGCGAGAGAAGATGCGAGAATTGGGAAGGTTGATTCACAATGCGAGGAGAGTCACCTCCTTAAAAAGAATGGAAGATTGTGTAAATCCAAAGAAGTACATGGAGACTGTCAAAGCTGTCAAGTATACGTGTGGGTATGACAGTGAAACCGACAAATTCAAGATTCCATCGCTTGCAAACAAGCTTGGTAATTCCCTGGTTAAAGTAAGCAAACTCTTAAAAGCCCAGGGCTTAATCTCAAATGACAAACAGCTTGTGAATAATGCCAGTGAGTTTCTTGAAGTCCATGAGAACAAGTGGAACGAGATGATCTCGGCTACAGCATTGAGGAACATCAGTGAAGCAAAGTGGAATCTACCCACTGTCATGCCCTTTACTGAAGATGTTCAAAAAATGCATGCATATCTCAGTGAAGTGCAAGACGAGTGGTTCAAATCACTCTCTGAAAGTCCCTCTACTAAAGCCTGGATGGAGCTGGCGAAGGTATGTCTAGCCCAGATGATTCTCTTTAACCGGCGCAGGGAAGGAGAGGTGGCCAGCATGCCTTTGTCTGCCTTTCTATCAAGAGACACCTCTGATCCGCATGAGGATGTGGACTGGGCACTCTCTGAAGTGGAAAAAAAACTCTGCAGACACTTCACAAGGGTTGTCACCAGGGGAAAGCGTGGTCGACCAGTTCCAATTCTTCTTACACCAAAAATGCTGTGTGCCTTAGAACTCCTTGTTAAGCAGAGAGAGGCTTGTGCGGTTTTAAAAGACAATGCCTATATGTTTGCTAGACCAGAAGCCATGACACATTTTCGAGGGTCAGACTGCCTCCGTGGCTTTGCCAAGGCATGTGGTGCAAAGTGTCCCAAGTCACTGACATCTACCAGACTGCGAAAGCATGCCGCAACCCTTTCAACAGTGCTGAATATGACCGACACCGAGATGGACCAGCTGGCAAACTTTCTTGGACACGACATAAGAATCCATCGTGAGTTCTATCGACTCCCCGAGAAGACCCTGCAACTTGCCAAGATCAGCAAAGTTCTAATGGCTCTTGAGCAAGGAAAATTAGCTGAGTTCCATGGCAAGAACTTGGACGAAATTGGGATAGATCCTGATG AAAAAGTTATTGACTGTGACGAGGAAGATGGGTGCATACAAGAGGAACACTGTTCATCTACCGTCGACG AACCATCAGCAGAGGTGGCACTTTCTCCTACCGAGAGGAATGATATGCCGCCACCACCCAAGAGACGCAAACCACCATCAGATCAAGAGATGCCTTCAAGAGCCAATGCTATGAGGCCTTCTTCCAAAG